The following proteins are co-located in the Theropithecus gelada isolate Dixy chromosome 19, Tgel_1.0, whole genome shotgun sequence genome:
- the ZSCAN18 gene encoding zinc finger and SCAN domain-containing protein 18 isoform X3, translated as MRRARERAEVDAAAAGSLWVLAPSEPPGNPWHLCFGATLSPVRQCRIFQYRFGKMLPLEKAFASPRSSPTPLDLPTPGSAAGAQQEEPETIPERTPADLEFSRLRFREFVYQEAAGPHQTLARLHELCRQWLMPEARSKEQMLELLVLEQFLGILPDKVRPWVVAQYPESCKKAASLVEGLADVLDEPGMLLGSPAGSSSILSDGVYERHMDPLLLPGEFESPSQAPGAGEIPAPSETPWLSPDSLFLEQRRVREARTEEASPANNEQKLKSFPEEPQHVEEWGHLDPAEENLKSYRKLLLWGYQLSQPDAASRLDTEELRLVERDSQGSGLPEGGRRQETAGCACEEAAPARVVPELPAEAPPGDALADPPSGTTEGEEEQPGKAPDPQDPQDPQDPQDPQDPQDAESGSASDSQRRRVIKQPAPDTDTGAARLGTKRPHPEDGDEQSLEGVSGDGQSLEGASGDGQSLEGVSGDGQSLEGASGDGQSLEGVSGDGQSLEGVSGDGQSLEGVSGAGHSTGLAAGQGPGADELGLSRGKPYACGECGEAFAWLSHLMEHHSSHGGRKRYACQGCWKTFHFSLALAEHQKTHEKEKGYALGIARGPQPPTREAQAGARAGGPPESVEGEALPAPPEAQR; from the exons GTCTGTGGGTTCTGGCACCATCTGAGCCCCCTGGCAATCCCTGGCACCTCTGCTTTGGAGCCACCTTGTCCCCGGTTAGACAGTGTCGCATTTTCCAGTACCGTTTTGGAAAGATGCTGCCTTTGGAGAAGGCGTTTGCCTCCCCCAGGAGCTCCCCAACCCCCCTGGATCTGCCCACGCCAGGGTCAGCAGCCGGAGCCCAGCAGGAAGAACCCGAGACCATCCCTGAGAGGACCCCTGCTGACCTGGAGTTCTCCCGCCTGCGTTTCCGAGAATTTGTCTACCAGGAGGCTGCCGGGCCCCACCAGACCCTGGCCCGCCTGCATGAGCTGTGCCGCCAGTGGCTGATGCCTGAGGCGCGCTCCAAGGAGCAGATGCTGGAGCTGCTGGTGCTGGAGCAGTTCCTGGGCATTCTGCCTGATAAGGTCCGGCCCTGGGTGGTGGCACAGTACCCTGAGAGCTGCAAGAAGGCAGCCTCCCTGGTGGAGGGCCTCGCTGATGTCCTGGACGAGCCAG GGATGCTGCTGGGCTCCCCTGCGGGCTCATCCTCAATTCTTAGTGATGGAGTGTACGAGAGGCACATGGACCCTCTGCTGCTACCAGGCGAGTTCGAGAGCCCCAGCCAGGCCCCCGGAGCTGGGGAGATCCCAGCACCTTCTGAGACAC cctggcTTTCTCCAGACTCCCTGTTTCTGGAACAGAGGAGGGTCAGAGAAGCAAGGACCGAAGAGGCCAGCCCTGCCAACAACGAGCAG AAGCTGAAGTCCTTTCCAGAGGAGCCTCAGCACGTGGAGGAGTGGGGCCACCTGGACCCTGCCGAGGAGAACCTGAAGAGCTACCGGAAGCTGCTCCTGTGGG GGTATCAGCTTTCCCAGCCTGACGCTGCCTCCAGGCTGGACACTGAGGAACTCCGGCTGGTGGAAAGAGATTCACAAGGAAGCGGCCTCCCAG AAGGCGGGAGGCGGCAGGAGACCGCTGGGTGCGCCTGCGAGGAGGCCGCCCCCGCGCGGGTGGTGCCTGAGCTGCCTGCGGAGGCGCCCCCAGGGGACGCCCTTGCCGATCCCCCGTCGGGCACCACTGAGGGGGAGGAAGAGCAGCCTGGGAAGGCCCCGGACCCGCAGGACCCGCAGGACCCCCAGGACCCCCAGGACCCCCAGGACCCCCAGGacgcggagtctggctctgcctccGACTCGCAGAGGCGGCGCGTCATCAAGCAGCCTGCCCCGGACACGGACACGGGCGCGGCGAGGCTGGGAACCAAGAGGCCGCACCCTGAGGATGGCGATGAGCAGAGCCTCGAGGGCGTCTCCGGCGACGGGCAGAGCCTGGAGGGCGCCTCCGGCGACGGGCAGAGCCTGGAGGGCGTCTCCGGCGACGGGCAGAGCCTCGAGGGCGCCTCCGGCGACGGGCAGAGCCTCGAGGGCGTCTCCGGCGACGGGCAGAGCCTCGAGGGTGTCTCCGGTGATGGGCAGAGCCTCGAGGGTGTCTCTGGCGCCGGCCACAGCACAGGGCTCGCGGCCGGGCAGGGCCCCGGGGCTGACGAGCTGGGCTTGTCCCGCGGGAAGCCCTACGCCTGCGGCGAGTGCGGGGAGGCCTTCGCGTGGCTTTCGCACCTCATGGAGCACCACAGCAGCCATGGCGGCCGGAAGCGCTACGCCTGTCAAGGCTGCTGGAAGaccttccacttcagcctggcCCTAGCCGAGCACCAGAAGACCCACGAGAAGGAGAAAGGCTACGCGCTGGGGATCGCCCGGGGCCCCCAACCGCCCACCCGCGAAGCCCAGGCAGGGGCTAGGGCGGGCGGGCCCCCGGAGAGCGTGGAGGGCGAGGCTCTCCCCGCACCCCCAGAGGCGCAGAGGTGA
- the ZSCAN18 gene encoding zinc finger and SCAN domain-containing protein 18 isoform X4: protein MLPLEKAFASPRSSPTPLDLPTPGSAAGAQQEEPETIPERTPADLEFSRLRFREFVYQEAAGPHQTLARLHELCRQWLMPEARSKEQMLELLVLEQFLGILPDKVRPWVVAQYPESCKKAASLVEGLADVLDEPGMLLGSPAGSSSILSDGVYERHMDPLLLPGEFESPSQAPGAGEIPAPSETPWLSPDSLFLEQRRVREARTEEASPANNEQKLKSFPEEPQHVEEWGHLDPAEENLKSYRKLLLWGYQLSQPDAASRLDTEELRLVERDSQGSGLPEGGRRQETAGCACEEAAPARVVPELPAEAPPGDALADPPSGTTEGEEEQPGKAPDPQDPQDPQDPQDPQDPQDAESGSASDSQRRRVIKQPAPDTDTGAARLGTKRPHPEDGDEQSLEGVSGDGQSLEGASGDGQSLEGVSGDGQSLEGASGDGQSLEGVSGDGQSLEGVSGDGQSLEGVSGAGHSTGLAAGQGPGADELGLSRGKPYACGECGEAFAWLSHLMEHHSSHGGRKRYACQGCWKTFHFSLALAEHQKTHEKEKGYALGIARGPQPPTREAQAGARAGGPPESVEGEALPAPPEAQR from the exons ATGCTGCCTTTGGAGAAGGCGTTTGCCTCCCCCAGGAGCTCCCCAACCCCCCTGGATCTGCCCACGCCAGGGTCAGCAGCCGGAGCCCAGCAGGAAGAACCCGAGACCATCCCTGAGAGGACCCCTGCTGACCTGGAGTTCTCCCGCCTGCGTTTCCGAGAATTTGTCTACCAGGAGGCTGCCGGGCCCCACCAGACCCTGGCCCGCCTGCATGAGCTGTGCCGCCAGTGGCTGATGCCTGAGGCGCGCTCCAAGGAGCAGATGCTGGAGCTGCTGGTGCTGGAGCAGTTCCTGGGCATTCTGCCTGATAAGGTCCGGCCCTGGGTGGTGGCACAGTACCCTGAGAGCTGCAAGAAGGCAGCCTCCCTGGTGGAGGGCCTCGCTGATGTCCTGGACGAGCCAG GGATGCTGCTGGGCTCCCCTGCGGGCTCATCCTCAATTCTTAGTGATGGAGTGTACGAGAGGCACATGGACCCTCTGCTGCTACCAGGCGAGTTCGAGAGCCCCAGCCAGGCCCCCGGAGCTGGGGAGATCCCAGCACCTTCTGAGACAC cctggcTTTCTCCAGACTCCCTGTTTCTGGAACAGAGGAGGGTCAGAGAAGCAAGGACCGAAGAGGCCAGCCCTGCCAACAACGAGCAG AAGCTGAAGTCCTTTCCAGAGGAGCCTCAGCACGTGGAGGAGTGGGGCCACCTGGACCCTGCCGAGGAGAACCTGAAGAGCTACCGGAAGCTGCTCCTGTGGG GGTATCAGCTTTCCCAGCCTGACGCTGCCTCCAGGCTGGACACTGAGGAACTCCGGCTGGTGGAAAGAGATTCACAAGGAAGCGGCCTCCCAG AAGGCGGGAGGCGGCAGGAGACCGCTGGGTGCGCCTGCGAGGAGGCCGCCCCCGCGCGGGTGGTGCCTGAGCTGCCTGCGGAGGCGCCCCCAGGGGACGCCCTTGCCGATCCCCCGTCGGGCACCACTGAGGGGGAGGAAGAGCAGCCTGGGAAGGCCCCGGACCCGCAGGACCCGCAGGACCCCCAGGACCCCCAGGACCCCCAGGACCCCCAGGacgcggagtctggctctgcctccGACTCGCAGAGGCGGCGCGTCATCAAGCAGCCTGCCCCGGACACGGACACGGGCGCGGCGAGGCTGGGAACCAAGAGGCCGCACCCTGAGGATGGCGATGAGCAGAGCCTCGAGGGCGTCTCCGGCGACGGGCAGAGCCTGGAGGGCGCCTCCGGCGACGGGCAGAGCCTGGAGGGCGTCTCCGGCGACGGGCAGAGCCTCGAGGGCGCCTCCGGCGACGGGCAGAGCCTCGAGGGCGTCTCCGGCGACGGGCAGAGCCTCGAGGGTGTCTCCGGTGATGGGCAGAGCCTCGAGGGTGTCTCTGGCGCCGGCCACAGCACAGGGCTCGCGGCCGGGCAGGGCCCCGGGGCTGACGAGCTGGGCTTGTCCCGCGGGAAGCCCTACGCCTGCGGCGAGTGCGGGGAGGCCTTCGCGTGGCTTTCGCACCTCATGGAGCACCACAGCAGCCATGGCGGCCGGAAGCGCTACGCCTGTCAAGGCTGCTGGAAGaccttccacttcagcctggcCCTAGCCGAGCACCAGAAGACCCACGAGAAGGAGAAAGGCTACGCGCTGGGGATCGCCCGGGGCCCCCAACCGCCCACCCGCGAAGCCCAGGCAGGGGCTAGGGCGGGCGGGCCCCCGGAGAGCGTGGAGGGCGAGGCTCTCCCCGCACCCCCAGAGGCGCAGAGGTGA
- the ZSCAN18 gene encoding zinc finger and SCAN domain-containing protein 18 isoform X1 yields the protein MVSLFSGSWGGCALALCKAIVLSVSSAGLWVLAPSEPPGNPWHLCFGATLSPVRQCRIFQYRFGKMLPLEKAFASPRSSPTPLDLPTPGSAAGAQQEEPETIPERTPADLEFSRLRFREFVYQEAAGPHQTLARLHELCRQWLMPEARSKEQMLELLVLEQFLGILPDKVRPWVVAQYPESCKKAASLVEGLADVLDEPGMLLGSPAGSSSILSDGVYERHMDPLLLPGEFESPSQAPGAGEIPAPSETPWLSPDSLFLEQRRVREARTEEASPANNEQKLKSFPEEPQHVEEWGHLDPAEENLKSYRKLLLWGYQLSQPDAASRLDTEELRLVERDSQGSGLPEGGRRQETAGCACEEAAPARVVPELPAEAPPGDALADPPSGTTEGEEEQPGKAPDPQDPQDPQDPQDPQDPQDAESGSASDSQRRRVIKQPAPDTDTGAARLGTKRPHPEDGDEQSLEGVSGDGQSLEGASGDGQSLEGVSGDGQSLEGASGDGQSLEGVSGDGQSLEGVSGDGQSLEGVSGAGHSTGLAAGQGPGADELGLSRGKPYACGECGEAFAWLSHLMEHHSSHGGRKRYACQGCWKTFHFSLALAEHQKTHEKEKGYALGIARGPQPPTREAQAGARAGGPPESVEGEALPAPPEAQR from the exons ATGGTGTCTTTGTTCTCTGGCAGCTGGGGTGGCTGTGCCCTGGCCTTATGCAAGGCCATTGTCTTGTCCGTGTCCTCTGCAGGTCTGTGGGTTCTGGCACCATCTGAGCCCCCTGGCAATCCCTGGCACCTCTGCTTTGGAGCCACCTTGTCCCCGGTTAGACAGTGTCGCATTTTCCAGTACCGTTTTGGAAAGATGCTGCCTTTGGAGAAGGCGTTTGCCTCCCCCAGGAGCTCCCCAACCCCCCTGGATCTGCCCACGCCAGGGTCAGCAGCCGGAGCCCAGCAGGAAGAACCCGAGACCATCCCTGAGAGGACCCCTGCTGACCTGGAGTTCTCCCGCCTGCGTTTCCGAGAATTTGTCTACCAGGAGGCTGCCGGGCCCCACCAGACCCTGGCCCGCCTGCATGAGCTGTGCCGCCAGTGGCTGATGCCTGAGGCGCGCTCCAAGGAGCAGATGCTGGAGCTGCTGGTGCTGGAGCAGTTCCTGGGCATTCTGCCTGATAAGGTCCGGCCCTGGGTGGTGGCACAGTACCCTGAGAGCTGCAAGAAGGCAGCCTCCCTGGTGGAGGGCCTCGCTGATGTCCTGGACGAGCCAG GGATGCTGCTGGGCTCCCCTGCGGGCTCATCCTCAATTCTTAGTGATGGAGTGTACGAGAGGCACATGGACCCTCTGCTGCTACCAGGCGAGTTCGAGAGCCCCAGCCAGGCCCCCGGAGCTGGGGAGATCCCAGCACCTTCTGAGACAC cctggcTTTCTCCAGACTCCCTGTTTCTGGAACAGAGGAGGGTCAGAGAAGCAAGGACCGAAGAGGCCAGCCCTGCCAACAACGAGCAG AAGCTGAAGTCCTTTCCAGAGGAGCCTCAGCACGTGGAGGAGTGGGGCCACCTGGACCCTGCCGAGGAGAACCTGAAGAGCTACCGGAAGCTGCTCCTGTGGG GGTATCAGCTTTCCCAGCCTGACGCTGCCTCCAGGCTGGACACTGAGGAACTCCGGCTGGTGGAAAGAGATTCACAAGGAAGCGGCCTCCCAG AAGGCGGGAGGCGGCAGGAGACCGCTGGGTGCGCCTGCGAGGAGGCCGCCCCCGCGCGGGTGGTGCCTGAGCTGCCTGCGGAGGCGCCCCCAGGGGACGCCCTTGCCGATCCCCCGTCGGGCACCACTGAGGGGGAGGAAGAGCAGCCTGGGAAGGCCCCGGACCCGCAGGACCCGCAGGACCCCCAGGACCCCCAGGACCCCCAGGACCCCCAGGacgcggagtctggctctgcctccGACTCGCAGAGGCGGCGCGTCATCAAGCAGCCTGCCCCGGACACGGACACGGGCGCGGCGAGGCTGGGAACCAAGAGGCCGCACCCTGAGGATGGCGATGAGCAGAGCCTCGAGGGCGTCTCCGGCGACGGGCAGAGCCTGGAGGGCGCCTCCGGCGACGGGCAGAGCCTGGAGGGCGTCTCCGGCGACGGGCAGAGCCTCGAGGGCGCCTCCGGCGACGGGCAGAGCCTCGAGGGCGTCTCCGGCGACGGGCAGAGCCTCGAGGGTGTCTCCGGTGATGGGCAGAGCCTCGAGGGTGTCTCTGGCGCCGGCCACAGCACAGGGCTCGCGGCCGGGCAGGGCCCCGGGGCTGACGAGCTGGGCTTGTCCCGCGGGAAGCCCTACGCCTGCGGCGAGTGCGGGGAGGCCTTCGCGTGGCTTTCGCACCTCATGGAGCACCACAGCAGCCATGGCGGCCGGAAGCGCTACGCCTGTCAAGGCTGCTGGAAGaccttccacttcagcctggcCCTAGCCGAGCACCAGAAGACCCACGAGAAGGAGAAAGGCTACGCGCTGGGGATCGCCCGGGGCCCCCAACCGCCCACCCGCGAAGCCCAGGCAGGGGCTAGGGCGGGCGGGCCCCCGGAGAGCGTGGAGGGCGAGGCTCTCCCCGCACCCCCAGAGGCGCAGAGGTGA
- the ZSCAN18 gene encoding zinc finger and SCAN domain-containing protein 18 isoform X2: MVSLFSGSWGGCALALCKAIVLSVSSAGLWVLAPSEPPGNPWHLCFGATLSPVRQCRIFQYRFGKMLPLEKAFASPRSSPTPLDLPTPGSAAGAQQEEPETIPERTPADLEFSRLRFREFVYQEAAGPHQTLARLHELCRQWLMPEARSKEQMLELLVLEQFLGILPDKVRPWVVAQYPESCKKAASLVEGLADVLDEPGMLLGSPAGSSSILSDGVYERHMDPLLLPGEFESPSQAPGAGEIPAPSETPWLSPDSLFLEQRRVREARTEEASPANNEQKLKSFPEEPQHVEEWGHLDPAEENLKSYRKLLLWGYQLSQPDAASRLDTEELRLVERDSQGSGLPGGRRQETAGCACEEAAPARVVPELPAEAPPGDALADPPSGTTEGEEEQPGKAPDPQDPQDPQDPQDPQDPQDAESGSASDSQRRRVIKQPAPDTDTGAARLGTKRPHPEDGDEQSLEGVSGDGQSLEGASGDGQSLEGVSGDGQSLEGASGDGQSLEGVSGDGQSLEGVSGDGQSLEGVSGAGHSTGLAAGQGPGADELGLSRGKPYACGECGEAFAWLSHLMEHHSSHGGRKRYACQGCWKTFHFSLALAEHQKTHEKEKGYALGIARGPQPPTREAQAGARAGGPPESVEGEALPAPPEAQR, from the exons ATGGTGTCTTTGTTCTCTGGCAGCTGGGGTGGCTGTGCCCTGGCCTTATGCAAGGCCATTGTCTTGTCCGTGTCCTCTGCAGGTCTGTGGGTTCTGGCACCATCTGAGCCCCCTGGCAATCCCTGGCACCTCTGCTTTGGAGCCACCTTGTCCCCGGTTAGACAGTGTCGCATTTTCCAGTACCGTTTTGGAAAGATGCTGCCTTTGGAGAAGGCGTTTGCCTCCCCCAGGAGCTCCCCAACCCCCCTGGATCTGCCCACGCCAGGGTCAGCAGCCGGAGCCCAGCAGGAAGAACCCGAGACCATCCCTGAGAGGACCCCTGCTGACCTGGAGTTCTCCCGCCTGCGTTTCCGAGAATTTGTCTACCAGGAGGCTGCCGGGCCCCACCAGACCCTGGCCCGCCTGCATGAGCTGTGCCGCCAGTGGCTGATGCCTGAGGCGCGCTCCAAGGAGCAGATGCTGGAGCTGCTGGTGCTGGAGCAGTTCCTGGGCATTCTGCCTGATAAGGTCCGGCCCTGGGTGGTGGCACAGTACCCTGAGAGCTGCAAGAAGGCAGCCTCCCTGGTGGAGGGCCTCGCTGATGTCCTGGACGAGCCAG GGATGCTGCTGGGCTCCCCTGCGGGCTCATCCTCAATTCTTAGTGATGGAGTGTACGAGAGGCACATGGACCCTCTGCTGCTACCAGGCGAGTTCGAGAGCCCCAGCCAGGCCCCCGGAGCTGGGGAGATCCCAGCACCTTCTGAGACAC cctggcTTTCTCCAGACTCCCTGTTTCTGGAACAGAGGAGGGTCAGAGAAGCAAGGACCGAAGAGGCCAGCCCTGCCAACAACGAGCAG AAGCTGAAGTCCTTTCCAGAGGAGCCTCAGCACGTGGAGGAGTGGGGCCACCTGGACCCTGCCGAGGAGAACCTGAAGAGCTACCGGAAGCTGCTCCTGTGGG GGTATCAGCTTTCCCAGCCTGACGCTGCCTCCAGGCTGGACACTGAGGAACTCCGGCTGGTGGAAAGAGATTCACAAGGAAGCGGCCTCCCAG GCGGGAGGCGGCAGGAGACCGCTGGGTGCGCCTGCGAGGAGGCCGCCCCCGCGCGGGTGGTGCCTGAGCTGCCTGCGGAGGCGCCCCCAGGGGACGCCCTTGCCGATCCCCCGTCGGGCACCACTGAGGGGGAGGAAGAGCAGCCTGGGAAGGCCCCGGACCCGCAGGACCCGCAGGACCCCCAGGACCCCCAGGACCCCCAGGACCCCCAGGacgcggagtctggctctgcctccGACTCGCAGAGGCGGCGCGTCATCAAGCAGCCTGCCCCGGACACGGACACGGGCGCGGCGAGGCTGGGAACCAAGAGGCCGCACCCTGAGGATGGCGATGAGCAGAGCCTCGAGGGCGTCTCCGGCGACGGGCAGAGCCTGGAGGGCGCCTCCGGCGACGGGCAGAGCCTGGAGGGCGTCTCCGGCGACGGGCAGAGCCTCGAGGGCGCCTCCGGCGACGGGCAGAGCCTCGAGGGCGTCTCCGGCGACGGGCAGAGCCTCGAGGGTGTCTCCGGTGATGGGCAGAGCCTCGAGGGTGTCTCTGGCGCCGGCCACAGCACAGGGCTCGCGGCCGGGCAGGGCCCCGGGGCTGACGAGCTGGGCTTGTCCCGCGGGAAGCCCTACGCCTGCGGCGAGTGCGGGGAGGCCTTCGCGTGGCTTTCGCACCTCATGGAGCACCACAGCAGCCATGGCGGCCGGAAGCGCTACGCCTGTCAAGGCTGCTGGAAGaccttccacttcagcctggcCCTAGCCGAGCACCAGAAGACCCACGAGAAGGAGAAAGGCTACGCGCTGGGGATCGCCCGGGGCCCCCAACCGCCCACCCGCGAAGCCCAGGCAGGGGCTAGGGCGGGCGGGCCCCCGGAGAGCGTGGAGGGCGAGGCTCTCCCCGCACCCCCAGAGGCGCAGAGGTGA
- the ZSCAN18 gene encoding zinc finger and SCAN domain-containing protein 18 isoform X6 produces the protein MVSLFSGSWGGCALALCKAIVLSVSSAGLWVLAPSEPPGNPWHLCFGATLSPVRQCRIFQYRFGKMLPLEKAFASPRSSPTPLDLPTPGSAAGAQQEEPETIPERTPADLEFSRLRFREFVYQEAAGPHQTLARLHELCRQWLMPEARSKEQMLELLVLEQFLGILPDKVRPWVVAQYPESCKKAASLVEGLADVLDEPGMLLGSPAGSSSILSDGVYERHMDPLLLPGEFESPSQAPGAGEIPAPSETPWLSPDSLFLEQRRVREARTEEASPANNEQKLKSFPEEPQHVEEWGHLDPAEENLKSYRKLLLWGYQLSQPDAASRLDTEELRLVERDSQGSGLPGGRRQETAGCACEEAAPARVVPELPAEAPPGDALADPPSGTTEGEEEQPGKAPDPQDPQDPQDPQDPQDPQDAESGSASDSQRRRVIKQPAPDTDTGAARLGTKRPHPEDGDEQSLEGGVSGAGHSTGLAAGQGPGADELGLSRGKPYACGECGEAFAWLSHLMEHHSSHGGRKRYACQGCWKTFHFSLALAEHQKTHEKEKGYALGIARGPQPPTREAQAGARAGGPPESVEGEALPAPPEAQR, from the exons ATGGTGTCTTTGTTCTCTGGCAGCTGGGGTGGCTGTGCCCTGGCCTTATGCAAGGCCATTGTCTTGTCCGTGTCCTCTGCAGGTCTGTGGGTTCTGGCACCATCTGAGCCCCCTGGCAATCCCTGGCACCTCTGCTTTGGAGCCACCTTGTCCCCGGTTAGACAGTGTCGCATTTTCCAGTACCGTTTTGGAAAGATGCTGCCTTTGGAGAAGGCGTTTGCCTCCCCCAGGAGCTCCCCAACCCCCCTGGATCTGCCCACGCCAGGGTCAGCAGCCGGAGCCCAGCAGGAAGAACCCGAGACCATCCCTGAGAGGACCCCTGCTGACCTGGAGTTCTCCCGCCTGCGTTTCCGAGAATTTGTCTACCAGGAGGCTGCCGGGCCCCACCAGACCCTGGCCCGCCTGCATGAGCTGTGCCGCCAGTGGCTGATGCCTGAGGCGCGCTCCAAGGAGCAGATGCTGGAGCTGCTGGTGCTGGAGCAGTTCCTGGGCATTCTGCCTGATAAGGTCCGGCCCTGGGTGGTGGCACAGTACCCTGAGAGCTGCAAGAAGGCAGCCTCCCTGGTGGAGGGCCTCGCTGATGTCCTGGACGAGCCAG GGATGCTGCTGGGCTCCCCTGCGGGCTCATCCTCAATTCTTAGTGATGGAGTGTACGAGAGGCACATGGACCCTCTGCTGCTACCAGGCGAGTTCGAGAGCCCCAGCCAGGCCCCCGGAGCTGGGGAGATCCCAGCACCTTCTGAGACAC cctggcTTTCTCCAGACTCCCTGTTTCTGGAACAGAGGAGGGTCAGAGAAGCAAGGACCGAAGAGGCCAGCCCTGCCAACAACGAGCAG AAGCTGAAGTCCTTTCCAGAGGAGCCTCAGCACGTGGAGGAGTGGGGCCACCTGGACCCTGCCGAGGAGAACCTGAAGAGCTACCGGAAGCTGCTCCTGTGGG GGTATCAGCTTTCCCAGCCTGACGCTGCCTCCAGGCTGGACACTGAGGAACTCCGGCTGGTGGAAAGAGATTCACAAGGAAGCGGCCTCCCAG GCGGGAGGCGGCAGGAGACCGCTGGGTGCGCCTGCGAGGAGGCCGCCCCCGCGCGGGTGGTGCCTGAGCTGCCTGCGGAGGCGCCCCCAGGGGACGCCCTTGCCGATCCCCCGTCGGGCACCACTGAGGGGGAGGAAGAGCAGCCTGGGAAGGCCCCGGACCCGCAGGACCCGCAGGACCCCCAGGACCCCCAGGACCCCCAGGACCCCCAGGacgcggagtctggctctgcctccGACTCGCAGAGGCGGCGCGTCATCAAGCAGCCTGCCCCGGACACGGACACGGGCGCGGCGAGGCTGGGAACCAAGAGGCCGCACCCTGAGGATGGCGATGAGCAGAGCCTCGAGGGC GGTGTCTCTGGCGCCGGCCACAGCACAGGGCTCGCGGCCGGGCAGGGCCCCGGGGCTGACGAGCTGGGCTTGTCCCGCGGGAAGCCCTACGCCTGCGGCGAGTGCGGGGAGGCCTTCGCGTGGCTTTCGCACCTCATGGAGCACCACAGCAGCCATGGCGGCCGGAAGCGCTACGCCTGTCAAGGCTGCTGGAAGaccttccacttcagcctggcCCTAGCCGAGCACCAGAAGACCCACGAGAAGGAGAAAGGCTACGCGCTGGGGATCGCCCGGGGCCCCCAACCGCCCACCCGCGAAGCCCAGGCAGGGGCTAGGGCGGGCGGGCCCCCGGAGAGCGTGGAGGGCGAGGCTCTCCCCGCACCCCCAGAGGCGCAGAGGTGA